In Silene latifolia isolate original U9 population chromosome X, ASM4854445v1, whole genome shotgun sequence, the following proteins share a genomic window:
- the LOC141622667 gene encoding protein STRUBBELIG-RECEPTOR FAMILY 6-like, which yields MELCELLLICILILFSVLSSINGDTDQNDASVLYAMYSSMNSPTQLTGWTSSGGDPCGQSWKGVTCSGSKVTQIKISNLGLTGSIGYSLQNLQSLTDFDISHNNFGGTVPYNLPTNVLRLNLASCNFNGAVPYSISTMKLLEQLDLSHNQFNGQLNVDFSQLSSLSAMDVSGNSLSGNLSTTMSSLTSLTSLHLENNQFTGTIDVLANLPLQTLNVANNQFIGWIPKQLQNINLQKGGNSWSSGPAPPSPPAPPGAPSHKKPGSHQKSSQSSDSGKSGISAGAIVGIILAILVVVAVVGFVVFKRRSRKPIRDVEKTDVNKPFVPVPSNDVPELKSVHSSSSINTTTLDPVATINLKPPPLDRHKSFDDEDFSNKPLVIKVARPVPDNVKSYSIADLQMATDSFSTENLIGEGSIGRVYRAHFDDGKILAVKKINSSVIANHSEDFTEVVASISQLHHPNVTELVGYCSEHGQHLLIYEFHKNGSLYDFLHIEDEYSKPLTWNNRVKIALGSARALEYLHEVCSPSVVHQNFKSENILLDGELNPHISDCGLATVLPDVNMEMNHTASAPEVADSGQYTLKSDVYSFGVVMLELLTGRKSFDSSRMWEEQSLVRWATPQLHDIDTLTKMVDPALEGLYPVKSLSRFADVIALCVQPEPEFRPPMSEVVQALVRLVQRANMSKRTVGNAARENSDTTDSVN from the exons CGTCTGTTCTCTACGCCATGTACAGTAGCATGAATTCACCTACACAACTAACTGGATGGACTTCTTCTGGTGGTGATCCGTGTGGTCAGTCATGGAAAGGTGTTACTTGTTCAGGCTCAAAAGTAACTCAAAT AAAAATATCGAACCTTGGACTTACCGGGTCAATTGGATATTCACTTCAAAATTTGCAGTCGCTGACCGATTT TGACATAAGCCACAATAATTTTGGGGGCACGGTGCCATATAATCTTCCAACAAATGTGCTACGACT AAACCTTGCCAGTTGTAATTTCAATGGAGCAGTACCCTATTCAATTTCTACAATGAAATTGTTAGAGCAGCT AGACCTCAGCCACAATCAATTCAACGGACAACTGAATGTTGATTTTTCTCAGCTTTCTTCACTATCTGCAAT GGATGTTTCTGGTAATTCTCTTTCAGGCAATCTCTCAACAACGATGAGCTCGTTAACCAGCTTGACCTCTTT ACATTTGGAAAACAACCAGTTCACAGGCACAATAGATGTCCTAGCTAACCTGCCTCTTCAGACTTT GAATGTCGCGAATAACCAGTTCATTGGGTGGATTCCGAAGCaattacaaaatataaatctGCA GAAGGGTGGCAACTCTTGGAGTTCAGGCCCTGCGCCGCCGTCCCCGCCAGCTCCACCTGGTGCACCCAGTCATAAAAAACCTGGGAGCCACCAAAAGTCATCTCAAAGTTCAGACTCTGGTAAATCCGGTATTAGTGCCGGTGCCATTGTCGGAATCATTTTGGCCATTCTTGTGGTTGTAGCAGTagtgggttttgttgtgtttaaGAGAAGATCACGGAAGCCAATCCGTGACGTAGAGAAGACGGATGTAAATAAGCCGTTTGTTCCTGTTCCTTCAAATGATGTGCCTG AACTGAAGTCTGTGCATTCGTCATCCTCGATCAACACAACTACACTTGATCCAGTTGCCACGATAAATCTTAAACCACCACCACTAGATCGTCACAAGTCATTTGATGACGAGGACTTCTCGAACAAGCCTCTTGTGATCAAAGTGGCTAGACCAGTGCCAGATAATGTCAAATCATATTCCATAGCAGATTTGCAGATGGCTACTGACAGCTTCAGTACTGAGAATCTTATTGGAGAAGGATCTATTGGACGTGTTTATCGTGCTCATTTTGATGATGGGAAG ATACTGGCTGTAAAAAAGATCAACTCGTCAGTCATCGCCAACCACAGTGAAGATTTTACAGAGGTAGTTGCCAGTATCTCCCAATTACATCATCCAAATGTGACGGAGCTGGTTGGTTACTGCTCTGAACATGGGCAGCACTTGCTTATTTACGAGTTCCACAAGAATGGCTCGTTGTATGACTTCTTACATATCGAAGATGAATACAGCAAACCATTGACCTGGAATAACCGTGTCAAGATCGCTTTGGGAAGTGCACGTGCTCTTGA GTATCTGCATGAAGTTTGCTCTCCGTCTGTAGTTCATCAAAATTTTAAGTCAGAGAACATATTGCTTGATGGAGAGCTGAACCCTCATATTTCCGATTGTGGGCTAGCCACCGTCCTTCCAGATGTAAATATG GAAATGAACCACACCGCAAGTGCCCCTGAAGTTGCTGATTCTGGTCAGTACACTCTAAAAAGCGATGTTTACAGTTTCGGGGTAGTCATGTTAGAGCTTCTCACAGGACGAAAATCTTTTGATAG CTCAAGAATGTGGGAGGAACAATCTTTAGTTCGATGGGCAACACCTCAGCTTCACGACATTGACACTTTGACTAAGATGGTAGATCCTGCATTGGAAGGCCTCTACCCTGTCAAGTCTTTGTCTCGTTTTGCCGATGTCATTGCTCTCTGCGTCCAG CCGGAACCAGAATTTCGACCACCAATGTCAGAGGTGGTGCAAGCCCTAGTTCGCTTGGTTCAACGAGCAAACATGAGCAAGAGAACTGTTGGAAATGCTGCTCGAGAGAATTCCGATACTACTGACAGTGTCAATTAA
- the LOC141622669 gene encoding uncharacterized protein LOC141622669 isoform X1 has protein sequence MPLLDIAIAQSSIQTHLGYTRVRLFINGNIPNYPLLQHEDRWASSRKSLQNTGNLNFGLVYFKKSCPGFLVSAVATLEPQCLVLNKDIEKDNHALSSTAELESITVQNESSSGGSEEVDEREKLRRLRISKANKGNTPWNKGRKHSPETLRRIKEKTRLAMQSPKVKMKLSTMGHAQRWISPETRVKIAAGVRMGWQKRREMLMLQETCLFDWQNLIAEAARGGFQDEEELQWDSYDILSKQLQQEWLESIEHRKSLPRPKGSKRAPKSLEQRRKIAEAISAKWADPAYRTRVCTGLAKYHGIPEGAERKVRKKQSGEDSTNTSRKKSEKEKSTASGSTQLPKLKKRNIPKYKDPLSTSKLEMLKSIRAQRGTSDTMKIEALERAKLLIAEAQKAAKALEVAATRSPVARASLIEAHKLIAEATQSIKSIENGEFPPQDNVQSGHQEYAGKGGETLTEDADQRYNIAVNGKKTTTPKVNQEYQKMVNGFQSMKPGEDRNLDTNLHHKHTLPTSLGGYMLGLSLESFAEKQDIKERTEKQYPLGKNGVSSVNGVKLQNHEEHAHPTAKSATKKWVRGRLVEVGEGFINNDGVSD, from the exons ATGCCTTTATTAG ATATTGCTATTGCACAATCCTCCATCCAGACTCATTTAGGTTACACGAGGGTGCGGTTGTTTATTAATGGTAATATACCAAATTATCCTCTGTTGCAACATGAGGATAGATGGGCATCATCTCGTAAATCTTTGCAAAATACTGGAAACTTGAACTTTGGCTTGGTTTATTTTAAGAAGTCGTGTCCTGGATTCCTAGTTAGTGCCGTGGCTACTCTTGAGCCACAGTGTTTAGTCCTGAATAAAGACATAGAGAAGGATAACCATGCATTATCATCTACAGCCGAATTAGAATCTATAACAGTTCAAAATGAGTCTTCAAGTGGGGGTTCAGAGGAAGTTGATGAGCGAGAAAAATTGAGGCGCTTGAGGATTTCTAAAGCAAATAAAGGAAATACACCTTGGAATAAAGGCAGAAAGCACAGCCCTG AAACTCTTCGACGTATCAAGGAGAAGACCAGACTTGCCATGCAAAGCCCTAAG GTGAAGATGAAGTTGTCAACTATGGGCCATGCGCAAAGGTGGATAAG CCCAGAAACCAGGGTGAAAATTGCAGCCGGAGTGAGAATGGGCTGGCAGAAACGTCGTGAAATGCTCATGCTTCAAGAAACCTGCCTCTTTGATTGGCAAAATCTAATTGCTGAAGCTGCTAGAGGAGGCTTTCAGGACGAAGAAGAGCTACAGTGGGATTCCTATGATATCTTGAGCAAGCAGTTGCAACAGGAATGGTTGGAAAGTATAGAGCATAGGAAATCCTTACCTAGACCCAAGGGTAGCAAGCGAGCACCTAAATCTCTTGAACAACGAAGAAAGATTGCTGAAGCCATCTCCGCTAAATGGGCTGATCCG GCATACCGCACAAGGGTCTGTACTGGCTTGGCTAAATATCATGGAATACCAGAGGGTGCTGAAAGAAAGGTAAGAAAGAAGCAAAGTGGTGAGGACTCAACTAATACTTCTAGAAAGAAAAGTGAGAAAGAAAAATCCACTGCAAGCGGAAGTACTCAACTACCCAAACTGAAGAAAAGGAACATCCCAAAATACAAAGATCCACTTTCTACATCCAAACTAGAAATGCTGAAGAGTATTAGAGCTCAAAGAGGGACATCAGACACAATGAAGATCGAGGCCTTAGAGCGAGCCAA GTTGCTTATTGCAGAAGCTCAAAAGGCAGCGAAAGCGCTTGAGGTTGCTGCTACAAGAAGCCCCGTTGCTAGAGCTTCCCTCATTGAGGCGCACAAGCTCATCGCTGAAGCAACTCAATCAATCAAGTCAATTGAAAACGGGGAATTTCCTCCACAAGATAACGTCCAATCCGGGCATCAGGAGTATGCTGGAAAAGGCGGAGAAACCCTCACTGAAGATGCTGATCAGAGATACAATATAGCAGTGAATGGCAAAAAAACCACAACACCAAAAGTAAATCAAGAATACCAGAAAATGGTGAATGGTTTCCAATCGATGAAACCAGGTGAAGACCGAAATCTAGATACCAACCTCCATCACAAGCATACCCTTCCTACAAGCCTCGGGGGTTATATGCTTGGGCTCAGCCTAGAGAGCTTTGCAGAAAAGCAAGACATAAAGGAACGCACGGAAAAGCAGTATCCTCTCGGAAAGAATGGAGTTTCCTCTGTCAATGGAGTTAAGTTGCAAAATCATGAAGAACATGCACACCCAACTGCGAAATCAGCGACCAAAAAATGGGTTCGCGGGAGGCTTGTTGAAGTCGGGGAAGGTTTCATAAACAATGATGGTGTTTCTGATTAG
- the LOC141622668 gene encoding uncharacterized protein LOC141622668 has translation MKARLIAFPVKGRTWCFSRCIDQFRSNSAQSQSSSSTTPSTFRDLYKSLSSDSKPISANAELVVDFVSSKMNNSWTGLEKAPQGSLKNKIHGVGLWLLARVQPSEIFLKSITKEVTEVEVTYPTSLNARLVRRRLRHIAMSGSIIHKKYLYGSAALLPVSTVFMVLPLPNIPFFWLLYRTYSHWRALQGSEKLLHLVSDGSDRGADSTKDTPKDENKPQHGYHELTALPWILRPSKELEELIRRGNIDTGLGKSILADICKTFNLNPQQILKYQKL, from the exons ATGAAAGCTAGATTAATTGCGTTTCCAGTGAAAGGAAGAACATGGTGTTTTAGCAGATGCATTGATCAATTTCGATCTAATTCAGCTCAATCTCAATCATCATCGTCAACAACTCCATCAACTTTTCGCGATTTATACAAATCTCTATCTTCCGATTCGAAGCCGATTTCCGCCAATGCCGAACTCGTCGTCGATTTCGTCTCCTCTAAA ATGAATAATTCTTGGACGGGTCTTGAGAAAGCGCCACAAGGATCTCTCAAGAACAAGATTCATGG TGTGGGTTTGTGGTTGCTTGCTCGAGTCCAGCCTTCGGAGATCTTCTTGAAGTCTATAACTAAGGAAGTTACTGAAGTTGAAGTCACGTATCCTACGAG TTTGAATGCAAGACTTGTACGCCGTAGATTGAGGCACATTGCTATGAG TGGTTCGATCATTCACAAGAAGTACTTGTATGGCTCTGCAGCATTACTTCCTGTTTCAACTGTCTTCATG GTTCTACCTCTGCCTAATATCCCGTTCTTCTGGCTGCTTTATCGTACATATTCGCATTGGCGTGCTCTGCAG GGAAGCGAAAAGCTTCTTCACCTTGTCTCAGATGGCTCGGATCGTGGGGCTGATAGCACAAAAGATACTCCAAAAGACGAGAATAAACCTCAGCATGGATATCATGAATTGACAGCACTGCCATGG ATCTTGCGACCATCGAAAGAACTCGAAGAACTCATACGTCGTGGGAATATTGATACTGGTCTCGGCAAAAGCATCCTAGCTGATATATGCAAGACCTTTAACTTGAACCCACAGCAGATTCTCAAGTATCAGAAGTTGTAG
- the LOC141622669 gene encoding uncharacterized protein LOC141622669 isoform X2 has protein sequence MPLLDIAIAQSSIQTHLGYTRVRLFINGNIPNYPLLQHEDRWASSRKSLQNTGNLNFGLVYFKKSCPGFLVSAVATLEPQCLVLNKDIEKDNHALSSTAELESITVQNESSSGGSEEVDEREKLRRLRISKANKGNTPWNKGRKHSPETLRRIKEKTRLAMQSPKVKMKLSTMGHAQSPETRVKIAAGVRMGWQKRREMLMLQETCLFDWQNLIAEAARGGFQDEEELQWDSYDILSKQLQQEWLESIEHRKSLPRPKGSKRAPKSLEQRRKIAEAISAKWADPAYRTRVCTGLAKYHGIPEGAERKVRKKQSGEDSTNTSRKKSEKEKSTASGSTQLPKLKKRNIPKYKDPLSTSKLEMLKSIRAQRGTSDTMKIEALERAKLLIAEAQKAAKALEVAATRSPVARASLIEAHKLIAEATQSIKSIENGEFPPQDNVQSGHQEYAGKGGETLTEDADQRYNIAVNGKKTTTPKVNQEYQKMVNGFQSMKPGEDRNLDTNLHHKHTLPTSLGGYMLGLSLESFAEKQDIKERTEKQYPLGKNGVSSVNGVKLQNHEEHAHPTAKSATKKWVRGRLVEVGEGFINNDGVSD, from the exons ATGCCTTTATTAG ATATTGCTATTGCACAATCCTCCATCCAGACTCATTTAGGTTACACGAGGGTGCGGTTGTTTATTAATGGTAATATACCAAATTATCCTCTGTTGCAACATGAGGATAGATGGGCATCATCTCGTAAATCTTTGCAAAATACTGGAAACTTGAACTTTGGCTTGGTTTATTTTAAGAAGTCGTGTCCTGGATTCCTAGTTAGTGCCGTGGCTACTCTTGAGCCACAGTGTTTAGTCCTGAATAAAGACATAGAGAAGGATAACCATGCATTATCATCTACAGCCGAATTAGAATCTATAACAGTTCAAAATGAGTCTTCAAGTGGGGGTTCAGAGGAAGTTGATGAGCGAGAAAAATTGAGGCGCTTGAGGATTTCTAAAGCAAATAAAGGAAATACACCTTGGAATAAAGGCAGAAAGCACAGCCCTG AAACTCTTCGACGTATCAAGGAGAAGACCAGACTTGCCATGCAAAGCCCTAAG GTGAAGATGAAGTTGTCAACTATGGGCCATGCGCAAAG CCCAGAAACCAGGGTGAAAATTGCAGCCGGAGTGAGAATGGGCTGGCAGAAACGTCGTGAAATGCTCATGCTTCAAGAAACCTGCCTCTTTGATTGGCAAAATCTAATTGCTGAAGCTGCTAGAGGAGGCTTTCAGGACGAAGAAGAGCTACAGTGGGATTCCTATGATATCTTGAGCAAGCAGTTGCAACAGGAATGGTTGGAAAGTATAGAGCATAGGAAATCCTTACCTAGACCCAAGGGTAGCAAGCGAGCACCTAAATCTCTTGAACAACGAAGAAAGATTGCTGAAGCCATCTCCGCTAAATGGGCTGATCCG GCATACCGCACAAGGGTCTGTACTGGCTTGGCTAAATATCATGGAATACCAGAGGGTGCTGAAAGAAAGGTAAGAAAGAAGCAAAGTGGTGAGGACTCAACTAATACTTCTAGAAAGAAAAGTGAGAAAGAAAAATCCACTGCAAGCGGAAGTACTCAACTACCCAAACTGAAGAAAAGGAACATCCCAAAATACAAAGATCCACTTTCTACATCCAAACTAGAAATGCTGAAGAGTATTAGAGCTCAAAGAGGGACATCAGACACAATGAAGATCGAGGCCTTAGAGCGAGCCAA GTTGCTTATTGCAGAAGCTCAAAAGGCAGCGAAAGCGCTTGAGGTTGCTGCTACAAGAAGCCCCGTTGCTAGAGCTTCCCTCATTGAGGCGCACAAGCTCATCGCTGAAGCAACTCAATCAATCAAGTCAATTGAAAACGGGGAATTTCCTCCACAAGATAACGTCCAATCCGGGCATCAGGAGTATGCTGGAAAAGGCGGAGAAACCCTCACTGAAGATGCTGATCAGAGATACAATATAGCAGTGAATGGCAAAAAAACCACAACACCAAAAGTAAATCAAGAATACCAGAAAATGGTGAATGGTTTCCAATCGATGAAACCAGGTGAAGACCGAAATCTAGATACCAACCTCCATCACAAGCATACCCTTCCTACAAGCCTCGGGGGTTATATGCTTGGGCTCAGCCTAGAGAGCTTTGCAGAAAAGCAAGACATAAAGGAACGCACGGAAAAGCAGTATCCTCTCGGAAAGAATGGAGTTTCCTCTGTCAATGGAGTTAAGTTGCAAAATCATGAAGAACATGCACACCCAACTGCGAAATCAGCGACCAAAAAATGGGTTCGCGGGAGGCTTGTTGAAGTCGGGGAAGGTTTCATAAACAATGATGGTGTTTCTGATTAG